From a region of the Laspinema palackyanum D2c genome:
- a CDS encoding undecaprenyl-diphosphate phosphatase produces MGLSRNQFFTLGSFGAIGMAIATTGKALSSELLGSSHVTDITTSLAGLTSSPQILAATETASDILEMTEPETSINLFQAIVLGFVQGMTEFIPISSTAHLQVVPVALGWGDPGVAFTAVLQLGSIGSVLWYFWPDLSSLGNGAVRALVRREYEDQDFRIVLGILVGSLPIIVCGLIIKYVIPEFYEENLRTITAIAIVSIFMAILLGIAERFGVRKRNFGQLTLKDGLLMGLAQVLAVVPGFSRSGSTITAGLFMGLDRTTAARFSFLLGIPAITLAGLVELKDLLTSNLDSIGMVPLVGGLISSALFSYLSIAWLINFLKTQSTWVFIWYRIAFGCVILIALALGWIQG; encoded by the coding sequence GGTCCAGTCACGTTACCGACATCACCACTTCCCTAGCTGGGTTGACATCGAGTCCGCAAATCTTGGCCGCGACGGAAACTGCATCAGACATCCTGGAGATGACTGAACCGGAAACCTCGATCAATTTATTTCAGGCGATCGTCCTCGGGTTCGTCCAGGGAATGACCGAATTTATCCCGATTAGCAGTACCGCCCATTTACAAGTCGTCCCCGTGGCCCTGGGTTGGGGAGATCCCGGGGTTGCCTTCACTGCTGTTCTGCAACTGGGGAGCATCGGGTCCGTACTCTGGTATTTTTGGCCCGATTTGAGTAGCCTAGGCAATGGAGCAGTGCGGGCCCTGGTGCGGCGTGAATATGAGGACCAGGACTTTCGGATTGTTCTGGGCATTCTCGTCGGTTCCTTGCCCATTATTGTATGTGGGTTAATTATCAAATATGTGATTCCGGAGTTTTACGAGGAAAATCTTCGGACTATCACCGCGATCGCCATTGTCTCGATCTTCATGGCAATCTTACTCGGGATTGCTGAACGGTTTGGGGTGCGAAAACGCAACTTCGGACAACTGACTCTTAAAGATGGTCTATTGATGGGACTCGCCCAGGTACTCGCCGTAGTTCCCGGGTTCTCTCGGTCCGGTTCTACCATTACTGCTGGATTATTCATGGGGTTAGATCGCACCACTGCCGCCCGGTTCTCCTTTTTGCTTGGCATTCCAGCCATTACCTTAGCGGGATTAGTCGAACTCAAGGATCTGCTGACCTCTAATTTGGACAGCATCGGCATGGTCCCCCTGGTGGGAGGATTGATTTCATCCGCCCTCTTTTCTTACCTCTCCATCGCATGGCTGATTAATTTCTTAAAAACCCAGAGCACCTGGGTTTTTATCTGGTATCGGATAGCCTTTGGCTGTGTCATTTTAATTGCTCTGGCCTTGGGTTGGATACAGGGTTAG